A genomic segment from Bombus affinis isolate iyBomAffi1 chromosome 13, iyBomAffi1.2, whole genome shotgun sequence encodes:
- the LOC126923378 gene encoding DAZ-associated protein 2-like isoform X1, producing MRGNACVYERKAGRIKSRKKGDEKVGEAERGKRERKELAYPVTPHPPTGFVPAPAQPATYGSTLAGAAPYGVFPNQPQLYAAQGPPPPTYDQTLTHPMMYQPMYGQGYPGYLAGYPAYGPLQYYPPLAAAAAYYPAAAMQPPVRPPTLVMPNGFDATNRFDSISQPVLPPPPTVPNAAQLAAMASHSVAISQKKNFLGGGTEGGYTFW from the exons ATGAGAGGGAATGCGTGCGTGTACGAGAGAAAGGCGGGTCGAATAAAGAGCAGAAAGAAAGGGGATGAAAAAGTGGGAGAGGCAGAAAgagggaaaagagaaagaaaggaattaG CATACCCGGTGACACCTCATCCACCAACAGGTTTTGTCCCTGCGCCGGCACAGCCTGCTACCTACGGTAGTACAC TTGCAGGTGCCGCACCGTATGGAGTATTTCCTAATCAACCACAACTTTATGCAGCGCAAGGACCACCGCCGCCGACGTATGATCAAACTCTTACTCATCCGATG ATGTATCAACCAATGTATGGTCAAGGATACCCAGGATACTTAGCGGGTTATCCTGCATATGGACCATTGCAATATTATCCACCATTAGCTGCAGCTGCAGCATATTACCCTGCAGCAGCAATGCAGCCTCCAGTTAGGCCCCCTACACTTGTGATGCCT AATGGATTCGATGCTACTAATCGATTTGATAGTATCTCACAACCTGTCTTGCCACCACCCCCAACAGTTCCAAATGCCGCTCAACTAGCTGCAATGGCGAGTCACAGCGTGGCTATATCGCAAAAGAAAAATTTCCTAGGAGGGGGAACAGAAGGCGGTTACACCTTTTGGTAA
- the LOC126923378 gene encoding DAZ-associated protein 2-like isoform X3 yields the protein MRGNACVYERKAGRIKSRKKGDEKVGEAERGKRERKELAYPVTPHPPTGFVPAPAQPATYVAGAAPYGVFPNQPQLYAAQGPPPPTYDQTLTHPMMYQPMYGQGYPGYLAGYPAYGPLQYYPPLAAAAAYYPAAAMQPPVRPPTLVMPNGFDATNRFDSISQPVLPPPPTVPNAAQLAAMASHSVAISQKKNFLGGGTEGGYTFW from the exons ATGAGAGGGAATGCGTGCGTGTACGAGAGAAAGGCGGGTCGAATAAAGAGCAGAAAGAAAGGGGATGAAAAAGTGGGAGAGGCAGAAAgagggaaaagagaaagaaaggaattaG CATACCCGGTGACACCTCATCCACCAACAGGTTTTGTCCCTGCGCCGGCACAGCCTGCTACCTACG TTGCAGGTGCCGCACCGTATGGAGTATTTCCTAATCAACCACAACTTTATGCAGCGCAAGGACCACCGCCGCCGACGTATGATCAAACTCTTACTCATCCGATG ATGTATCAACCAATGTATGGTCAAGGATACCCAGGATACTTAGCGGGTTATCCTGCATATGGACCATTGCAATATTATCCACCATTAGCTGCAGCTGCAGCATATTACCCTGCAGCAGCAATGCAGCCTCCAGTTAGGCCCCCTACACTTGTGATGCCT AATGGATTCGATGCTACTAATCGATTTGATAGTATCTCACAACCTGTCTTGCCACCACCCCCAACAGTTCCAAATGCCGCTCAACTAGCTGCAATGGCGAGTCACAGCGTGGCTATATCGCAAAAGAAAAATTTCCTAGGAGGGGGAACAGAAGGCGGTTACACCTTTTGGTAA
- the LOC126923378 gene encoding DAZ-associated protein 2-like isoform X6 — translation MTDKKVAGAAPYGVFPNQPQLYAAQGPPPPTYDQTLTHPMMYQPMYGQGYPGYLAGYPAYGPLQYYPPLAAAAAYYPAAAMQPPVRPPTLVMPNGFDATNRFDSISQPVLPPPPTVPNAAQLAAMASHSVAISQKKNFLGGGTEGGYTFW, via the exons ATGACCGACAAGAAAG TTGCAGGTGCCGCACCGTATGGAGTATTTCCTAATCAACCACAACTTTATGCAGCGCAAGGACCACCGCCGCCGACGTATGATCAAACTCTTACTCATCCGATG ATGTATCAACCAATGTATGGTCAAGGATACCCAGGATACTTAGCGGGTTATCCTGCATATGGACCATTGCAATATTATCCACCATTAGCTGCAGCTGCAGCATATTACCCTGCAGCAGCAATGCAGCCTCCAGTTAGGCCCCCTACACTTGTGATGCCT AATGGATTCGATGCTACTAATCGATTTGATAGTATCTCACAACCTGTCTTGCCACCACCCCCAACAGTTCCAAATGCCGCTCAACTAGCTGCAATGGCGAGTCACAGCGTGGCTATATCGCAAAAGAAAAATTTCCTAGGAGGGGGAACAGAAGGCGGTTACACCTTTTGGTAA
- the LOC126923378 gene encoding DAZ-associated protein 2-like isoform X2, with protein MRGNACVYERKAGRIKSRKKGDEKVGEAERGKRERKELAYPVTPHPPTGFVPAPAQPATYGSTLAGAAPYGVFPNQPQLYAAQGPPPPTYDQTLTHPMMYQPMYGQGYPGYLAGYPAYGPLQYYPPLAAAAAYYPAAAMQPPVRPPTLVMPNGFDATNRFDSISQPVLPPPPTVPNAAQLAAMASHSVAISQKKNFLGGGTEGGYTF; from the exons ATGAGAGGGAATGCGTGCGTGTACGAGAGAAAGGCGGGTCGAATAAAGAGCAGAAAGAAAGGGGATGAAAAAGTGGGAGAGGCAGAAAgagggaaaagagaaagaaaggaattaG CATACCCGGTGACACCTCATCCACCAACAGGTTTTGTCCCTGCGCCGGCACAGCCTGCTACCTACGGTAGTACAC TTGCAGGTGCCGCACCGTATGGAGTATTTCCTAATCAACCACAACTTTATGCAGCGCAAGGACCACCGCCGCCGACGTATGATCAAACTCTTACTCATCCGATG ATGTATCAACCAATGTATGGTCAAGGATACCCAGGATACTTAGCGGGTTATCCTGCATATGGACCATTGCAATATTATCCACCATTAGCTGCAGCTGCAGCATATTACCCTGCAGCAGCAATGCAGCCTCCAGTTAGGCCCCCTACACTTGTGATGCCT AATGGATTCGATGCTACTAATCGATTTGATAGTATCTCACAACCTGTCTTGCCACCACCCCCAACAGTTCCAAATGCCGCTCAACTAGCTGCAATGGCGAGTCACAGCGTGGCTATATCGCAAAAGAAAAATTTCCTAGGAGGGGGAACAGAAGGCGGTTACACCTTTTG A
- the LOC126923378 gene encoding DAZ-associated protein 2-like isoform X4 yields MTDKKAYPVTPHPPTGFVPAPAQPATYGSTLAGAAPYGVFPNQPQLYAAQGPPPPTYDQTLTHPMMYQPMYGQGYPGYLAGYPAYGPLQYYPPLAAAAAYYPAAAMQPPVRPPTLVMPNGFDATNRFDSISQPVLPPPPTVPNAAQLAAMASHSVAISQKKNFLGGGTEGGYTFW; encoded by the exons ATGACCGACAAGAAAG CATACCCGGTGACACCTCATCCACCAACAGGTTTTGTCCCTGCGCCGGCACAGCCTGCTACCTACGGTAGTACAC TTGCAGGTGCCGCACCGTATGGAGTATTTCCTAATCAACCACAACTTTATGCAGCGCAAGGACCACCGCCGCCGACGTATGATCAAACTCTTACTCATCCGATG ATGTATCAACCAATGTATGGTCAAGGATACCCAGGATACTTAGCGGGTTATCCTGCATATGGACCATTGCAATATTATCCACCATTAGCTGCAGCTGCAGCATATTACCCTGCAGCAGCAATGCAGCCTCCAGTTAGGCCCCCTACACTTGTGATGCCT AATGGATTCGATGCTACTAATCGATTTGATAGTATCTCACAACCTGTCTTGCCACCACCCCCAACAGTTCCAAATGCCGCTCAACTAGCTGCAATGGCGAGTCACAGCGTGGCTATATCGCAAAAGAAAAATTTCCTAGGAGGGGGAACAGAAGGCGGTTACACCTTTTGGTAA
- the LOC126923759 gene encoding probable ATP-dependent RNA helicase DDX23, which produces MAHDKKTVRRSRSRERDRERERERERRDRRRSRSRSKDRKKDRKRSRSRERSRERDRSREKDRDRSRERREFKDKSKDDKKRKPSPIFVIEDENKKENKTEPKKEEEETDEKQKPPPKKEPLSLEELLAKKKAEEEARAKPKFLTKEERAALALQKRQEEVEAIRKQQEDIRKSFHSENVGKDREWDERDRRRDGQRTREDEIKDKDKEKEVEAIKERYLGLVKKKRRVRRLNDRKFVFDWDTSEDTSVDYNSIYKERHQVQFFGRGNLAGIDIKAQKRDQSKFYGELLEKRRTEAEKEQEKMRLKKVKRKEEKQKWDDRHWSEKALHEMTERDWRIFREDYNITIKGGRIPDPIRSWKESGFPKEILDIIDKVGYKDLTPIQRQAIPIGLQNRDIIGVAETGSGKTLAFLIPLLLWITSLPKIERLEEADQGPYSIILAPTRELAQQIEEETNKFGQPLGIRTVVVVGGLSREEQGFRLRMGCEIVIATPGRLIDVLENRYLVLNQCTYIVLDEADRMIDMGFEPDVQKILEYMPVTNLKPDNEDAENEEKLLANYNTKKKYRQTVMFTATMPPAVERLARTYLRRPAVVYIGSVGKPTERTEQIVHIMGEADKRKKLMEILSRGVEPPVIIFVNQKKGADVLARGLEKLGYNACTLHGGKGQEQREYALASLKSGSKDILVATDVAGRGIDIKDVSMVINYDMAKTIEDYTHRIGRTGRAGKAGLAISFCTKDDSHLFYDLKQTILASPISTCPPELLNHPDAQHKPGTVVTKKRREEKIFA; this is translated from the exons ATGGCTCATGATAAAAAAACCGTAAGACGAAGTCGATCACGTGAACGAGATCGCGAACGTGAAAGAGAGCGAGAACGTCGAGATAGAAGACGTTCAAGAAGTAGATCAAAGGATCGGAAAAAAGATAGGAAACGTTCAAGATCGCGTGAAAGATCAAGGGAAAGGGATAGATCACGCGAAAAAGATAGAGATAGATCAAGAGAAAGGCGAGAATTTAAAGACAAATCAAAGGATGACAAAAAGCGTAAACCAAGTCCTATATTTGTCATAGAAGACGAAAATAAGAAAGAGAACAAAACTGAACCAAagaaagaggaggaggaaactgATGAAAAACAAAAGCCTCCTCCAAAGAAAGAACCATTAAGTTTAGAAGAATTATTAGCTAAAAAAAAGGCAGAAGAAGAAGCACGTGCTAAACCAAAGTTTCTAACTAAAGAAGAACGTGCTGCTCTAGCATTACAAAAACGACAAGAAGAAGTCGAAGCAATAAGAAAACAACAGGAGGATATACGTAAATCTTTCCATAGCGAAAATGTTGGGAAAGATAGAGAGTGGGATGAGAGAgacag ACGTAGAGATGGTCAGCGTACAAGAGAAGATGAAATTAAAGACAAGGATAAAGAGAAAGAAGTAGAAGCTATTAAGGAACGTTATTTAGGATTAGTGAAGAAAAAACGACGTGTTAGAAGATTAAATGACAGAAAATTTGTATTTGACTGGGATACCTCAGAAGACACATCTGTTGACTATAATAGTATATACAAGGAAAGGCATCAGGTACAATTTTTTGGTAGAGGGAATCTTGCTGGAATAGATATTAAAGCACAAAAACGAGATCAAAGTAAATTTTATGGAGAATTACTAGAAAAACGAAGAACAGAAGCTGAAAAGGAACAGGAAAA AATGCGATTAAAGAAAGttaagagaaaagaagagaagcaAAAGTGGGATGACAGACATTGGTCAGAGAAAGCTCTTCATGAAATGACAGAAAGGGATTGGCGTATATTCAGAGAGgattataatattacaataaaaggAGGACGTATACCTGATCCAATTAGATCATGGAAAGAATCAGGATTTCCAAAAGAAATTCTTGATATCATTGATAAAGTGGGATATAAAGATTTAACACCTATACAGAGACAAGCTATTCCCATAGGACTTCAGAATCGTGATATCATTGGAGTTGCTGAAACTGGATCTGGAAAAACGCTAGCATTTTTAATTCCATTACTGTTATGGATTACTAGTTTACCAAAAATTGAAAGATTAGAAGAAGCAGATCAAGGTCCTTACAGTATAATTTTAGCACCAACTCG GGAGTTGGCTCAACAAATTGAAGAAGAGACTAATAAATTTGGACAACCATTAGGTATAAGAACAGTTGTAGTTGTAGGTGGTCTCTCAAGAGAAGAACAAGGATTTAGGTTGAGAATGGGATGCGAG ATTGTTATAGCCACACCAGGACGATTAATTGATGTATTAGAAAACCGATACTTAGTTTTAAATCAGTGTACTTATATTGTATTGGATGAAGCTGATAGAATGATAGATATGGGTTTTGAGCCAG ATGTCCAAAAAATTCTGGAATATATGCCAGTTACAAATCTAAAACCAGACAACGAGGACgctgaaaatgaagaaaaactTTTAGCTAATTACAATACAAAGAAAAAATATAGACAa ACTGTTATGTTTACAGCAACAATGCCACCTGCAGTAGAACGATTAGCTAGAACGTATTTAAGGCGACCTGCTGTTGTATACATCGGCAGCGTAGGAAAACCGACAGAAAGAACAGAACAAATTGTACATATAATGGGTGAAGCTGATAAGCGTAAGAAATTAATGGAAATACTTAGTAGAGGAGTTGAACCACCAGTCATCATATTCGTTAATCAAAAGAAGGGAGCTGATGTTCTCGCACGAGGTTTAGAGAAACTGGGC tATAATGCTTGCACTCTTCATGGTGGTAAAGGACAAGAACAAAGAGAGTATGCACTTGCTTCTCTGAAAAGTGGTAGTAAAGATATTTTGGTTGCCACTGATGTGGCAGGCCGTGGTATTGATATTAAAGATGTGTCTATGGTCATTAATTACGATATGGCTAAGACTATAGaag ACTACACACATCGTATTGGTAGAACTGGACGTGCTGGAAAAGCTGGTCTTGCCATTTCATTCTGTACCAAAGACGATAGTCATCTGTTCTATGATCTGAAGCAAACTATTCTTGCAAGTCCTATATCTACTTGTCCACCTGAATTACTAAATCATCCAGATGCTCAACATAAACCTGGAACAGTGGTTACAAAAAAACGTCGGGAAGAGAAAATATTTgcctaa
- the LOC126923760 gene encoding prostatic acid phosphatase-like isoform X1, translating into MIVFKLFLFLSIICLTLELPTLVENVETSNDEDNKDIESNTLRLVTVVMRHGDRAPQDTYPNDPYINDSMEPYGWGQLTNEGRRNQYNQGVFLRKQYNNFLGLVYSPNIFYLQSTAVDRTKMSAMLEAAALWKPTEKQSFKHDLAWQPVTLFYQPRSEDTLMLIWDTCPKYTKLRRTITNLTEVQRIQNENKQLYEELTNLTGMVISTPSDVSSLYGTLTAEKHMNLTLPEWTKDYYPDKLIPLTLYDFQLNVYNDDLKKLKGGPFLKKIVSDMLAKKNNNLEPEERKMFMYVGHDSTIVTLMDLMHVWNNQMPHYNIMVMIELHEKNDGWNVQMFLKNSTEHKPYPLNVPGCTTVCPLEKFVQILKPMIPDNWDEECKVDGDYTPPPAPLP; encoded by the exons ATGATTGTTTTTAAACTCTTTCTTTTCCTGAGTATTATCTGTTTAACTCtag AATTGCCTACACTAGTTGAAAATGTTGAGACAAGTAATGATGAAGATAATAAAGATATTGAAAGTAATACTCTTCGACTAGTAACAGtg GTAATGAGGCATGGAGACAGAGCACCACAAGACACTTATCCAAATGATCCTTATATCAATGATTCCATGGAGCCTTATGGTTGGGGTCAATTAACAAAT GAAGGAAGAAGAAATCAATACAATCAAGGTGTTTTCTTAAGGAAACagtataataattttttggGTCTAGTTTATAGCCCTAATATATTTTACTTGCAATCCACTGCTGTTGACCGTACAAAAATGTCTGCCATGTTGGAAGCAGCAGCTTTGTGGAAACCAACTGAGAAACAGTCTTTTAAACATGATTTAGCTTGGCAACCTGTTACCTTATTTTACCAACCACGTTCGGAAGATACG ttaatGTTAATATGGGATACATGTCCAAAATATACTAAATTACGACGTACAATTACGAACCTGACAGAAGTTCAACGAATTCAAAACGAAAATAAACAACTCTACGAAGAATTGACAAATTTAACGGGTATGGTGATTTCAACTCCCAGTGATGTGAGTTCACTTTACGGAACTTTAACAGCAGAG AAACATATGAACTTAACTCTTCCCGAGTGGACTAAAGATTATTATCCTGATAAACTAATACCGCTTACATTATACGATTTTCAACTTAATGTGTATAATGATGATCTTAAGAAACTTAAAGGAGGACCTTTTCTAAAAAAGATTGTTAGCGATATGTTAgcgaaaaaaaataataatttggaacctgaagaaagaaaaatgtttatGTATGTTGGTCATGACAGTACTATTGTAACTTTAATGGATCTTATGCATGTATGGAACAATCAAATGCCACATTATAATATTATGGTAATGATTGAGTTACATGAAAAAAACGATGGATGGAATGTTCAG AtgtttttaaaaaatagcaCTGAACATAAACCATATCCTCTGAATGTTCCTGGATGTACAACAGTATGTCCTCTTGAAAAGTTCGTACAGATTTTAAAACCAATGATTCCAGATAATTGGGATGAAGAGTGTAAAGTCGATGGAGACTATACTCCTCCACCCGCTCCGCTTCCTTGA
- the LOC126923378 gene encoding DAZ-associated protein 2-like isoform X5, which produces MTDKKAYPVTPHPPTGFVPAPAQPATYVAGAAPYGVFPNQPQLYAAQGPPPPTYDQTLTHPMMYQPMYGQGYPGYLAGYPAYGPLQYYPPLAAAAAYYPAAAMQPPVRPPTLVMPNGFDATNRFDSISQPVLPPPPTVPNAAQLAAMASHSVAISQKKNFLGGGTEGGYTFW; this is translated from the exons ATGACCGACAAGAAAG CATACCCGGTGACACCTCATCCACCAACAGGTTTTGTCCCTGCGCCGGCACAGCCTGCTACCTACG TTGCAGGTGCCGCACCGTATGGAGTATTTCCTAATCAACCACAACTTTATGCAGCGCAAGGACCACCGCCGCCGACGTATGATCAAACTCTTACTCATCCGATG ATGTATCAACCAATGTATGGTCAAGGATACCCAGGATACTTAGCGGGTTATCCTGCATATGGACCATTGCAATATTATCCACCATTAGCTGCAGCTGCAGCATATTACCCTGCAGCAGCAATGCAGCCTCCAGTTAGGCCCCCTACACTTGTGATGCCT AATGGATTCGATGCTACTAATCGATTTGATAGTATCTCACAACCTGTCTTGCCACCACCCCCAACAGTTCCAAATGCCGCTCAACTAGCTGCAATGGCGAGTCACAGCGTGGCTATATCGCAAAAGAAAAATTTCCTAGGAGGGGGAACAGAAGGCGGTTACACCTTTTGGTAA
- the LOC126923760 gene encoding testicular acid phosphatase homolog isoform X3: MRHGDRAPQDTYPNDPYINDSMEPYGWGQLTNEGRRNQYNQGVFLRKQYNNFLGLVYSPNIFYLQSTAVDRTKMSAMLEAAALWKPTEKQSFKHDLAWQPVTLFYQPRSEDTLMLIWDTCPKYTKLRRTITNLTEVQRIQNENKQLYEELTNLTGMVISTPSDVSSLYGTLTAEKHMNLTLPEWTKDYYPDKLIPLTLYDFQLNVYNDDLKKLKGGPFLKKIVSDMLAKKNNNLEPEERKMFMYVGHDSTIVTLMDLMHVWNNQMPHYNIMVMIELHEKNDGWNVQMFLKNSTEHKPYPLNVPGCTTVCPLEKFVQILKPMIPDNWDEECKVDGDYTPPPAPLP; the protein is encoded by the exons ATGAGGCATGGAGACAGAGCACCACAAGACACTTATCCAAATGATCCTTATATCAATGATTCCATGGAGCCTTATGGTTGGGGTCAATTAACAAAT GAAGGAAGAAGAAATCAATACAATCAAGGTGTTTTCTTAAGGAAACagtataataattttttggGTCTAGTTTATAGCCCTAATATATTTTACTTGCAATCCACTGCTGTTGACCGTACAAAAATGTCTGCCATGTTGGAAGCAGCAGCTTTGTGGAAACCAACTGAGAAACAGTCTTTTAAACATGATTTAGCTTGGCAACCTGTTACCTTATTTTACCAACCACGTTCGGAAGATACG ttaatGTTAATATGGGATACATGTCCAAAATATACTAAATTACGACGTACAATTACGAACCTGACAGAAGTTCAACGAATTCAAAACGAAAATAAACAACTCTACGAAGAATTGACAAATTTAACGGGTATGGTGATTTCAACTCCCAGTGATGTGAGTTCACTTTACGGAACTTTAACAGCAGAG AAACATATGAACTTAACTCTTCCCGAGTGGACTAAAGATTATTATCCTGATAAACTAATACCGCTTACATTATACGATTTTCAACTTAATGTGTATAATGATGATCTTAAGAAACTTAAAGGAGGACCTTTTCTAAAAAAGATTGTTAGCGATATGTTAgcgaaaaaaaataataatttggaacctgaagaaagaaaaatgtttatGTATGTTGGTCATGACAGTACTATTGTAACTTTAATGGATCTTATGCATGTATGGAACAATCAAATGCCACATTATAATATTATGGTAATGATTGAGTTACATGAAAAAAACGATGGATGGAATGTTCAG AtgtttttaaaaaatagcaCTGAACATAAACCATATCCTCTGAATGTTCCTGGATGTACAACAGTATGTCCTCTTGAAAAGTTCGTACAGATTTTAAAACCAATGATTCCAGATAATTGGGATGAAGAGTGTAAAGTCGATGGAGACTATACTCCTCCACCCGCTCCGCTTCCTTGA
- the LOC126923760 gene encoding testicular acid phosphatase homolog isoform X4, which translates to METEHHKTLIQMILISMIPWSLMEGRRNQYNQGVFLRKQYNNFLGLVYSPNIFYLQSTAVDRTKMSAMLEAAALWKPTEKQSFKHDLAWQPVTLFYQPRSEDTLMLIWDTCPKYTKLRRTITNLTEVQRIQNENKQLYEELTNLTGMVISTPSDVSSLYGTLTAEKHMNLTLPEWTKDYYPDKLIPLTLYDFQLNVYNDDLKKLKGGPFLKKIVSDMLAKKNNNLEPEERKMFMYVGHDSTIVTLMDLMHVWNNQMPHYNIMVMIELHEKNDGWNVQMFLKNSTEHKPYPLNVPGCTTVCPLEKFVQILKPMIPDNWDEECKVDGDYTPPPAPLP; encoded by the exons ATGGAGACAGAGCACCACAAGACACTTATCCAAATGATCCTTATATCAATGATTCCATGGAGCCTTATG GAAGGAAGAAGAAATCAATACAATCAAGGTGTTTTCTTAAGGAAACagtataataattttttggGTCTAGTTTATAGCCCTAATATATTTTACTTGCAATCCACTGCTGTTGACCGTACAAAAATGTCTGCCATGTTGGAAGCAGCAGCTTTGTGGAAACCAACTGAGAAACAGTCTTTTAAACATGATTTAGCTTGGCAACCTGTTACCTTATTTTACCAACCACGTTCGGAAGATACG ttaatGTTAATATGGGATACATGTCCAAAATATACTAAATTACGACGTACAATTACGAACCTGACAGAAGTTCAACGAATTCAAAACGAAAATAAACAACTCTACGAAGAATTGACAAATTTAACGGGTATGGTGATTTCAACTCCCAGTGATGTGAGTTCACTTTACGGAACTTTAACAGCAGAG AAACATATGAACTTAACTCTTCCCGAGTGGACTAAAGATTATTATCCTGATAAACTAATACCGCTTACATTATACGATTTTCAACTTAATGTGTATAATGATGATCTTAAGAAACTTAAAGGAGGACCTTTTCTAAAAAAGATTGTTAGCGATATGTTAgcgaaaaaaaataataatttggaacctgaagaaagaaaaatgtttatGTATGTTGGTCATGACAGTACTATTGTAACTTTAATGGATCTTATGCATGTATGGAACAATCAAATGCCACATTATAATATTATGGTAATGATTGAGTTACATGAAAAAAACGATGGATGGAATGTTCAG AtgtttttaaaaaatagcaCTGAACATAAACCATATCCTCTGAATGTTCCTGGATGTACAACAGTATGTCCTCTTGAAAAGTTCGTACAGATTTTAAAACCAATGATTCCAGATAATTGGGATGAAGAGTGTAAAGTCGATGGAGACTATACTCCTCCACCCGCTCCGCTTCCTTGA
- the LOC126923760 gene encoding testicular acid phosphatase homolog isoform X2: MIVFKLFLFLSIICLTLELPTLVENVETSNDEDNKDIESNTLRLVTVVMRHGDRAPQDTYPNDPYINDSMEPYGRRNQYNQGVFLRKQYNNFLGLVYSPNIFYLQSTAVDRTKMSAMLEAAALWKPTEKQSFKHDLAWQPVTLFYQPRSEDTLMLIWDTCPKYTKLRRTITNLTEVQRIQNENKQLYEELTNLTGMVISTPSDVSSLYGTLTAEKHMNLTLPEWTKDYYPDKLIPLTLYDFQLNVYNDDLKKLKGGPFLKKIVSDMLAKKNNNLEPEERKMFMYVGHDSTIVTLMDLMHVWNNQMPHYNIMVMIELHEKNDGWNVQMFLKNSTEHKPYPLNVPGCTTVCPLEKFVQILKPMIPDNWDEECKVDGDYTPPPAPLP; the protein is encoded by the exons ATGATTGTTTTTAAACTCTTTCTTTTCCTGAGTATTATCTGTTTAACTCtag AATTGCCTACACTAGTTGAAAATGTTGAGACAAGTAATGATGAAGATAATAAAGATATTGAAAGTAATACTCTTCGACTAGTAACAGtg GTAATGAGGCATGGAGACAGAGCACCACAAGACACTTATCCAAATGATCCTTATATCAATGATTCCATGGAGCCTTATG GAAGAAGAAATCAATACAATCAAGGTGTTTTCTTAAGGAAACagtataataattttttggGTCTAGTTTATAGCCCTAATATATTTTACTTGCAATCCACTGCTGTTGACCGTACAAAAATGTCTGCCATGTTGGAAGCAGCAGCTTTGTGGAAACCAACTGAGAAACAGTCTTTTAAACATGATTTAGCTTGGCAACCTGTTACCTTATTTTACCAACCACGTTCGGAAGATACG ttaatGTTAATATGGGATACATGTCCAAAATATACTAAATTACGACGTACAATTACGAACCTGACAGAAGTTCAACGAATTCAAAACGAAAATAAACAACTCTACGAAGAATTGACAAATTTAACGGGTATGGTGATTTCAACTCCCAGTGATGTGAGTTCACTTTACGGAACTTTAACAGCAGAG AAACATATGAACTTAACTCTTCCCGAGTGGACTAAAGATTATTATCCTGATAAACTAATACCGCTTACATTATACGATTTTCAACTTAATGTGTATAATGATGATCTTAAGAAACTTAAAGGAGGACCTTTTCTAAAAAAGATTGTTAGCGATATGTTAgcgaaaaaaaataataatttggaacctgaagaaagaaaaatgtttatGTATGTTGGTCATGACAGTACTATTGTAACTTTAATGGATCTTATGCATGTATGGAACAATCAAATGCCACATTATAATATTATGGTAATGATTGAGTTACATGAAAAAAACGATGGATGGAATGTTCAG AtgtttttaaaaaatagcaCTGAACATAAACCATATCCTCTGAATGTTCCTGGATGTACAACAGTATGTCCTCTTGAAAAGTTCGTACAGATTTTAAAACCAATGATTCCAGATAATTGGGATGAAGAGTGTAAAGTCGATGGAGACTATACTCCTCCACCCGCTCCGCTTCCTTGA